The window aaagaaaaaacagaattaTGAGGCAGTTACAGGGTATTACTGCTAATATGAACTTCCATAATAATCGGTTTCTCCAAGATTTGCAGGTTTCTCTTTGGAAGGACTATGAGAAAATTCTTATTCAAGAAGAGGTGATGTGGTTTCAAAAATCCAGTTGTAAGTGGATTGAATTTGGGAACCGTAATACCAAGTTTTTTCATGGTACTACTTTAGCAAGAAGGAGAAGGAATAAGGTGGAAAGTCTACAAGACTCTGATGGTAATTGGGTTAGTGATAAAACTGTCCTGGAAAATATGGCTTCTAATTTCTACATCAATCTTTATTCGAATAATACCCCTGATTTTGAGTTTATTCTGAAGGGTTCTTTTCCAGTTCTTCCGCAAGAAGATCTGGACATCATTGGcaacatgttttctttttctgaaATTAAGGATTCGGTGTTCAAGATGGGAAGCCTTAAAGCACCTGATATTGACGGTATTTGGGCTGTTTTCTATCAGAACCAATGGGAGAGAGTGGGCTTTGATTTGTTTAGGCTTATTGAGGGAATCTTTATGAACCCGGCAAAAGTAGGAGAAGTAAATGAAACCCTTATCACGCTTATTCCTAAAGTGGAACCAGTCATCAATCTGAAGCAAATGCGACCCATTAGCTTATGTAATGTCTCCTACAAGGTGATTACAAAGACCCTGATTAACAGGTTGAGAAAAATTATGGATAAGATTGTCAGCCCCACCCAATGTAGCTTTGTTCCGGGGAGACAAAGTTCAGACAACATAATCATTACTCAGAAAATTATTCACTCTATGAGAAACAAGAAAGGCTCTAAAGGATGGATGACAATTAAAATTGATCTAGAAAAAGCATATGACAGGTTGAAGTGGAGTTTCATTCGGGAGACTTTGAATGACATAGGCCTCCCCTTAAACATTATTAAGCTCATATGTACTTGAATTCCTACTACTAGGATGAGAATTTTTTGGAATGGCGATGCCTTAAATGAATTTCAGCCTTCGAGAGGTATCCGTCAAGGTGATCCGTTATCCCCTTACATTTTTGTCCTCTGCATGGAGAGACTGTCTCATCTTATTAATGATGCGGTCAGTATGGGGTTTTGGAAGCCTATTCGACTTAGTCGGGAGGCTCCTGAATTATCTCACCTCTATTTTGCGGATGATTTGATCCTTTTTTCTGAAGCTAGTGTGGAACAGGCTGACATCATCAAGAGAGTTTTGGAAGCTTTCTGTATGAGCTCAGGTCAGAAAATTAGCAGTAAAAAAACTAGAATTTTCTTTTCGAAGAATGTGGGGGCACCAAGTAAGAAATGATATAGGAAATCTCTTGAATTTTTATAGAACAGACGACATGGGTAAATATCTAGGAGTTCCGATCATCCATTCGGAGTAACTAAGGATACATACAAGGAAATTGAAGCTAAGATCAATAGGAGACTTAACAATTGTAAGGCTTCCTCCCTCTCCTTAGCAGAAAGAATCACTTTGGTAAGATCTGTCCTTTCTACCATTCCCTCTTATACTATGCAGACTGCCTTATTGCCTATTGCTACTTGTAACTTTATTCACCGTAAATGCAGGAGTTTTATTTGAGGAGAAACTGAGCAAACTAGGAAAGTCCATTTGTTGGACTGGCGAACAGTGAGCAATCCGAAATCCTCTGGTGGGCTTAGGATTAGACACGCTAGTGAGTTAAACCGTGCATTCATGATGAAAGCAGGTTGGAGATTGATCGAGAAGAAAGATTCTCTCTGGTCAAAAGTTCTGAGGGCCAAGTATAGATGCGGAAATGACACTATTCCTCTTATCAATAGGAGGAAGAATGAGTCTAATTTGTGGAAAGGAATCTGCTCGTCCTGGAATGATGTCCAGGCTAATTCTATTTGGCGTATAGGAGACGGGTCACAAATCAGTTTTTGGGACCATAATTGGTTCCTAAATTAGGAAGCTTAAATAATCTTCACACTCAGGTAAGGGCTGCTTCTGATTCAGGTACCTTACTTACGGATTTCCTCTCCGTTTCAGGTGACTGGGATGTGGCTAAGCTTAAAAGCTGGCTTCCGGACTTGGTGGTTCAAAAGATCTTGGCTATGtctcctccctctacttggaagGAAGGCGATCATATTGCGTGGGCAAACTCTGCTGATGGAGTTTTTTCCTTGAAGTCTGCCTATAACTCCTTACAAAATGACCCAGGAATCCAGAATCATATTTTTAAACTCATTTGGAGATGGAAAGGTCCGGAAAGGATTAGGTATTTTTTGTGGCTTGTGGCTCATGACGCCATCCTCACAAATGCCGAAAGGATTAGAAGACACATGTCACAAAATGCAGCTTGTCCAATTTGTCAACACAGAGATGAGACAACTATGCATGTGCTTCATGATTGCTATTTTGCTAGAGCTACTTGGAATTTGTTACAGCCAGGTAACCACATTGCTGATTTTTTCAATCTGAATCACATGGATTGGCTCATCAAGAACTTGTCTATATCTGGAGATTGGGCAGTGAGATTTGGTGCGATGTTATCTTCACTGTGgtacgctagaaacaagcaagtGTTCGAAGGAAAGAGTTCTAATCCTACAGGGGTTGCTGAGGCTGTTAAGAGTAGGACTTATGATTTCAGCATGGTAATGAAGGCGAGTATTACACCGAAGAAGGTCGATACTAATTGGGAGTTAATTCGCTGGTTCCCCCCAAACGAAGATGCCATTAAAATGAATGTTGATGGATCCTTCTTCAGCCATACGGGGAATGCGAGTTGTGGAGGCCTCTTCCGCAATCATCTGGAAAAGTTTGTTATAGGGTTCTCTTGTAATTTAGGGGCTGTTCAATTATGCAAGCCGAGTTGTGGGGAATTATCAAAGGTCTCCAAATCACAATAGCTAATGAATTTCGGTGGGTGGTTGTTGAGTCGGCCTCTGTGATGGCCATTAAGTTTGCTAATAATGGTTGTTCAGCCCATCATCCTTGTGCACCTCTCCTTGAGGACATTGCTATTCTTGTAAGAAGAATTTCTCTGGTGAGTTGAAACCATATTCTTCGAGAAGTGAATTCGGCGGCTGACATTTTGGCTAAGATGGGTCAGGATCTTCCGTACGAGATTCATGTTTTCGATGCTCCCCTCCTGACACCATTCATGCGCTTTCTTCAGATGCTGCTAGCTCTTTCAGATTGAGAGGATGTAATTAGTTTGCTTGGTTGCTTGCTTTTTCTGTTTGGGATCCTTGACCCCCCAACTCTACCAAAAAAAATCATAGTGAATACAGAAAAtcaaatctctaatttttttaacaccaacttgTAATTAATAAATCTCCATAAGTTTTCATTAATGCTGTCACAAATCGAAGAAAGAATTTATAGTTAGGTTAATAATATAAACCATTAGATATGGTGTTATTGGTGGTGCTGATAATAGAATCAacaacaaatagaagaagaaaaagaattccaAGTGCATAACAATGACAATAGAACCAacaataattaaaaggaaaaaaatacaaCTAACAGAGAGAAGGATCTCCACATAACTTAAAATTCTGAGCAGAGAAAACTGTTGTGTTGCAAGTAGCAATGATGAAAACCAAAACGGCTTGTAATGGCATGTTTCGTGAAGAAGAGGATGAGGAAGTATGATTTCAgtgaaaaatttttagcagacACACCTTCAACGGTGGGGATAACAACGGTGAAGCGACACTCTCTAGCAATGTTTTAGTGGTGGAGTTGAGCTCGAGAGATGATTGTGTGCACCAACAAAGAGACGGAGGAGGGAGTGAAGGAAAAGGGTTTTCGTTGTTCTTGAGATGACTAATTTTGTCCTTCttaaaattcaagagaaaagacaaTTAGGGTTTCAAAAAAGTTAAGGTATCTTTAATTTGGGAACGAAAAATTctgttaaattaaatattttcgtCATAACaggaacttaattaaaaaaaaataaatggttCAGTGACCcaattgaaatgaaaaaaaaagtatagagacctaattgaaaatttggcaaaactataaagaccaataaagtaattaaaccttcTCATAACTAATACTACTAAGAAAATGCAAGcaaatacaaatttttaaagGGTTAACTATTAATTCGGTACTCGAAAGATTCAGAGGTCTCCAGAAGATGTTATCGAGAAGACAACCCCTGAATAATTTGAAAATacgacaaaaaaattaataaatattataatttttgtaagtaataaaattttttgtatttagcAAACGTTTTATCTATTAGATCTAAATTTTTGTGGCaacatttaaataaatatttagaaagtataaaaaaaattgaaaaaaatttaatctttagatttttctttttattttttagaaaaatagggTCATatgcaataaaaatatttttaaaaaaatttatttgacaaaaaattatcaaattttaaaaataaattttttttattttttaataataatataaaaatttatatcaaaatttaatgtctAAAATcgttttttagaatatatatctcTGGCGAAGACTTATCCATCATTAATTAGTGATACGATTTTTCAGATGAGGCAACTTGCTTCCCTTCTCTACTTCTCCATAATAATCCCAACAAAAAAAATTGGATACATAATATTGGAGCTAGAAGTGTGCACAACAATACAACGCGAACAAGTTCTTAGTAGGTCCAGCATTTTCAAAATAGTATTGCAAATTAGTTAAAATTCTGTTTAATTAACCACATGCATTACCAATTACAGCATGTGATTTTTCTCAAACCCGTGGATTATTCTACATTGAGCATTTCAAATTTATAGTATGTAGCAATCAacgatttaaattttaataaagagtaaagtattgtttttgtctttaatatttggaataaattttaaaattgtctctaacgtttaaatcatcctatttaaattcctaatattttaaaattgattctgTGTTGTCCTACTATTAGGAATTTGTAAACAGAATTGACGGTAGAACAAAATTAagacgattttgaaatgttaggaacttaaataggatgaaaacgttaaggataaaaacgatacatagaaataaattttaattttatccttcaataatatcaattttttttacagtatatagttattcaattattttttaattacatctaagtaaattacacttaatcacattacttttattctaaattattttatttttttataattttactcttaaaaatttttattcatcgtaaaatatttgtagaatgattagtatataaacttgtagaaaaaaattatacatatacaataaaataatgtGATTCTAGttattctacaaatatttcattatgagtaaaaatctttaagaataaaattataaaaaaataaatttatttaaaatgaaagtaacgtgattaaatgtaatttacttagatgtgattaaaaaataattgaagaactATGTATCGTAAAAGATTGATATCATTGAAGAAtaacattaaaatttatttcagggTATCATTTTTGTTCCTaatgttttcgtcctatttaaatccttaacattttaaaatcgtctcaattttatcTCGCCGTCAATTTTGTTAACAGATCTTTAATGACAAAACaatattgagttaattttaaaatgttaaagagTTAAACATGATGATTTAAATGTTAATAACGAAACATGTAAAtgaaccaaatatatatatattcgtttCATGGCAAAATCACAGCATTGACTTGAATGAACAGTACCTAAAAGGAACACTGGTCAGAACTTTCTGAACTATAAGTGACTCCTTTATTGGAAAAGAAGAGACACACCCTTCGATCCTCTCTCTTATTATTCTTGCATTTCCATTTAGTTAAGACGCAAAATAGTTTGACATTCACGTCGTAGATTAAAATTGTTCATTAGATtttagttatattaattatatttttaagatcgataaaaatgtattatgttaatttttgatcaattttttgttaataatttattaatataatttgatgACGTAATTTATTAGTAACACGTATTACTTTAAAGTTTGATCATATGTAATAATATGAGCCGTGATATATTAATGTAGACGGTTGTATTACATATTATAATACTATTTGTTTAGGTGCCAGCTTGTACCCACGTGTCGTTGTAATATTATTCGTTTAAGTATCATCCGTTATGTTATCATTATAAATGCACGAAAGGGGATGCTCTCATAAAGACGCGTAAAACGTGTTTTTGTAAAGATGCTTATGTGTCgcattattattggacgtattaatgaactgattattttttaatttcttaataaattagaataaaaccgattttttataacaataacaataaatctaattttttttagaaatttaattgtattttttaatttttaggaatttaaatgttcgcaaaacaaaaagttagagatatatttgtctttttatcaaaaaatttaaagatatttgatTTATATTGTGTAATTCGATTGGATCAAATcggatctaataattataatgcagacaattgggtttattattgttactataataaaccgattttgttctaatttattaaaaaataaattattaaccagtTTAATAAAGATATCTAATAATAACATGATACAtgtaaacattttaaaaaaaagacatttttagtgtctttattAAAGTGGTCTCCTGCACGAAATTAGTTCTTAACTTTGTTTTAAGTGACTTATGACTTCctaaaattgaatgtcgtgcaccaaattagtctctTCACtagttttttctattttatttttgtaaattcaaaattatcaaaatttttggatacactaatttcaattatattttttcacATGTCATTTAAATAcaagtacttttataaaatatttttaaaattgtagttttaattatacaatttttttacaataatttaacattaataaatttgtaatatataagtacATTATTATAAAAAAGATTATATTCTTGATTAAACACacttttttcgtaaaaaaatatGCATGTCTCTAAacaaatatgtattttttttattcctaTGAAATATACCATTTTTGGacttaaaactatttttttaattaatcatataattcttttgttaaataatataaccattaTTACGAGACGTACCTGAAACCGATTGTGTGTAAATGGACTAGACGAAAGAGGTCGACGATGGTAATAAGAATGCTTGAAGCTCCTTCACATCAACTCCAACACGACAGCGAGGATACCTGTAATGGACTCCAATACCTATGTGAGCACGAGTTTAAGTTGGTTTATTGGAAATACCTAAATTTATTGGATATTTATATGGGTTTTGCTAggtagataatgatttttataaataatgtgaacaatgggctctaaaattggtccaataaagtaaaaatacactacacccCAAATTATCCATCTTaatcttaatattaggataactaTCCGCACACCTAGTAAATTGAATATTCgatatatctattattattcatattgtttggtattttcattgtctacctatactttatTTCCTATTTATATAGGCTTGGAAAAGATGATGACTTAATCATCTGAGTTGATAATTTGATCCAAAGTGAGTGTGTAGTTTCTTCCTCTATTGCATGGAAAGTTAGTCAATGTCGCGTAGTTATCAGTAttaaattactataaaaaaattttgtatgattaacactaaaattttaatttttttttatcaaaaacacttgtatttaaataacatgtaaaaaaatataattaaaattattgcatttaaagatattgaaaattttaaatttataaaaaaataaaaaaattagtgaagAGACTAATTTGGTAAACGACATTCAAATTAAAGACTAAAATGAGTTACTTAATGCAAGTTTTAGGGACCAATAATTTGATACATCTACTATCATGACATAACAGATGATACGTGAACGAATAATATTGTCATACGTAGTCAAACAATATTGTAACACGTGACACAACTGTCTATGTCAGCATGTCATATGTCACTGATTAATTTGTCATCATATTATTATACGTGGTGAAACTAAGAAGTGACACATATAACTAACGGTCCATATCATCATGTTAATAGAAAATAAGTCAAGAATTAATGTGGTGCATTTttgttaatttcaaaaatataatttatgcaattaaaatctcaaaattaattttagtacaGAGTAtcattctaaaaaattattttaagatttaACTCTATTTCCATTGTTagcatttttacaattttttaaggatttttttcTAAGAGTAATCATTAACATTTTTGGCTTTGatgttattaataaatatttaaagttaTACACGTTTTGTAAGAAAAGAATTACACTTATATATGACTTTTACATCATATTATGATGTTAGATATAATcgattatttatgtatttttaatacttgatcatttaaatttttaaaagatataattttatgatgtgatattaaaatttttataagcaAACAACTAGAATTCTATCTTTATTACCTAAATTCTTTTAAATAAAGATAGAATATcaacataacataaaaattaaaaaaaaaatcttaatatgAAAATGTATTAAATATACAAGTTAATCATTACAAATTAGGTgttataacaaaattttaaagtgCTGAAA is drawn from Arachis hypogaea cultivar Tifrunner chromosome 12, arahy.Tifrunner.gnm2.J5K5, whole genome shotgun sequence and contains these coding sequences:
- the LOC140176594 gene encoding uncharacterized protein — protein: MATGTYGDGDMPPAPPPPPKTLPVPAPSPRRVYVQISPPNHVNDGRRPFRFMAAWLTHPDFSNMVNNNWNLAGSWSACICHFQNAVKSWNFNVFGNIHKRKNRIMRQLQGITANMNFHNNRFLQDLQVSLWKDYEKILIQEEVMWFQKSSCKWIEFGNRNTKFFHGTTLARRRRNKVESLQDSDGNWVSDKTVLENMASNFYINLYSNNTPDFEFILKGSFPVLPQEDLDIIGNMFSFSEIKDSVFKMGSLKAPDIDGIWAVFYQNQWERVGFDLFRLIEGIFMNPAKVGEVNETLITLIPKVEPVINLKQMRPISLCNVSYKVITKTLINRLRKIMDKIVSPTQCSFVPGRQSSDNIIITQKIIHSMRNKKGSKGWMTIKIDLEKAYDRMRIFWNGDALNEFQPSRGIRQGDPLSPYIFVLCMERLSHLINDAVSMGFWKPIRLSREAPELSHLYFADDLILFSEASVEQADIIKRVLEAFCMSSGVLFEEKLSKLGKSICWTGEQLEIDREERFSLVKSSEGQVRAASDSGTLLTDFLSVSGDWDVAKLKSWLPDLVVQKILAMSPPSTWKEGDHIAWANSADGVFSLKSAYNSLQNDPGIQNHIFKLIWRWKGPERIRYFLWLVAHDAILTNAERIRRHMSQNAACPICQHRDETTMHVLHDCYFARATWNLLQPGNHIADFFNLNHMDWLIKNLSISGDWAVRFGAMLSSLWYARNKQVFEGKSSNPTGVAEAVKSRTYDFSMVMKASITPKKVDTNWELIRWFPPNEDAIKMNVDGSFFSHTGNASCGGLFRNHLEKFVIGFSCNLGAVQLCKPSCGELSKVSKSQ